GGCCAACGCCATTTCGCGCGTTGGTTCCAACCTGGTGGCATGCCTTGCAGGCTCTAAAGAGCTTTTCACCTTTTATTGGATCGCCGTCCGATGCCATGGCCGGCGCCGCCAATAAAAGCATTGCGCCTGCGATCCAGATCGTTGCCTGTGTCCATGCCGCATGTTTCCAATCTGGAGAGCCGGCACAAAACCCTGCGGTGTTTTTCTGCGTCTGGTCCATGCCGGTTCCTCCCGTGACCCGGTATGTATCAGTCTACAGCGCCAACACCGGCGTTGTCATCGCCGCCGTCGTCCGGCGTCACATCCAGAATGCGCGCCCGCATGGTGATCTCCACAGGACCGGGCTTGCAGTCGGTCATGCACGGTTCGCCTTTCTCTGCGTAATGCACTTCTTCGGCCCGGTCGTCCGCAATGAAGTTCTCCTCATTGGGCAGGCGGATATCGAGGAAGTTGTCCTTGGAGAGTTCGAACTCCTCATCATCCACCAGGTCGTTCAGATAAAGCAGATACGCGGTGATGGCGTAGACCTCGTCGTCGGACAAGGACCTAGCATTGCCAAAAGGCATGGCCCGGCGGACATAGTCATAGACTGTCGACAAGTAGGGCCAGTAGGAACCGATTGTCTTTTCCGGGCGATCGTCGGTCAGGGTGTCATGGCCACCTGCGAGAACCGGCCAGCGGTCCACCGCCTCGCCAAAATCACCGTGACACATGGCGCAATTGTCCGTGTAAAGAACTTCACCGTCGGCTACGGTCCCTGAGCCTTCTGGAAGGCCTTGTCCATCTGGCCGGATATCAATGTCCCACGAAGCCACTTCTTCAGCCAAAGCAACACGGCCGAGGCCAAAGACGCCACCGTCTCGTGTGTTCGAGACAGCGGCGGCAACGGGTTCGGTTGCTGCAGGAGCCGCAGTGACTTGAGTTCCGTTATCTTGTGAAGGCGCTTCA
This window of the Roseibium alexandrii DFL-11 genome carries:
- a CDS encoding c-type cytochrome translates to MLKSLKALSLGTVLVALASTATAGDAAKGEKVFKKCQACHAVGDGAKNKVGPHLNDLFGRSAGEIDGYKYSNAMVKAGEDGLVWDMETTRTYLVKPKAMIKGTKMAFAGLRKDADLDNILAYLATYSENADGGSEQSEAPSQDNGTQVTAAPAATEPVAAAVSNTRDGGVFGLGRVALAEEVASWDIDIRPDGQGLPEGSGTVADGEVLYTDNCAMCHGDFGEAVDRWPVLAGGHDTLTDDRPEKTIGSYWPYLSTVYDYVRRAMPFGNARSLSDDEVYAITAYLLYLNDLVDDEEFELSKDNFLDIRLPNEENFIADDRAEEVHYAEKGEPCMTDCKPGPVEITMRARILDVTPDDGGDDNAGVGAVD